The Aedes aegypti strain LVP_AGWG chromosome 3, AaegL5.0 Primary Assembly, whole genome shotgun sequence genome contains a region encoding:
- the LOC5566566 gene encoding uncharacterized family 31 glucosidase KIAA1161 isoform X4 — protein sequence MMANDFDTQSVLSNQNSITSINSLASLLKEKMQNVPAMIRKKKRETKDYKLRVFVGMLFLIIVFLVGYAYIMYNQKLLAKSYFESVKLNKQTRALRILDSKGNDVLLTGMLGVDITIDKPYKCLAKDLRTDGSVCYEWNSVVRLYMNQDKTVAQDIKCYSFSWETLVDNYYPTDCFDLGEEVYWYGGGLTKNVDYLLNKASFDFAPFVTGDINAKQWGNALKRYFLNTKGIAILVDERTPLYVSINRNNNNQICLRGKNDNFAYVNKLANYSSLDYKVCTGPDMKTVHNGLTQKSLWDGLTENDNAIIKSLLKEPVWQIPAFSQDELTETVIYNYTENVIASGYLHVGHVLINEFWQKNIGDFKFDPDRFPTLEDTFNILHRRGFRISLSIQPFISTESENFLEAVDKKLLIYERESERSIPALTRYKSLASAGVLDITNNETLPWLRNQLQKIKESVGIDSFYLDFGNAYSMPRYYQCSTTLDNPDQYKSIFMKRVEGNINIFGVSSAITVPRPPAFLSLPPVNSSWIGLRSIIPTVLSYGVIGFPFIMPGPVGGDFVLTSNYTKMHSFYPMRAPPLPEVELYIRWIQMATFLPVLRFTHLPSEYKNDSLTDIAKELSIIRQKTVMPLLEQYSSVAMDEGLPIIRPLWMMDATDVNCLYIDDEFSIGDGLIVAPIIYRSDTSREVYLPQGVWKDGIDGSLRKGSRWIHNYHVPLNKVAYFVKMPDNTRF from the exons aaCGTTCCGGCTATGATTCGGAAAAAGAAAAGAGAGACCAAAGACTACAAGCTGCGCGTCTTTGTCGGCATGCTGTTCCTTATCATTGTATTTCTT gttGGATATGCGTATATCATGTACAATCAGAAGCTACTAGCTAAATCCTACTTTGAGAGCGTGAAGCTGAACAAACAGACAAGGGCGCTGCGGATTCTGGATTCAAAGGGGAATGACGTGCTGCTGACTGGAATGCTGGGCGTGGACATCACCATTGATAAGCCGTACAAATGTTTGGCGAAGGATCTTCGGACAGATGGCAGCGTTTGCTACGAATGGAACTCTGTCGTTAGGTTGTACATGAATCAGGATAAGACTGTTGCGCAGGATATCAAGTGCTACAGCTTCAGTTGGGAAACACTGGTGGATAACTACTATCCAACGGATTGTTTCGACTTGGGAGAAGAAGTTTACTGGTACGGTGGAGGCCTTACCAAGAATGTAGACTACTTATTGAACAAGGCGTCATTCGATTTTGCCCCTTTTGTAACAGGTGACATCAACGCAAAGCAGTGGGGCAATGCATTGAAGAGGTACTTTTTGAACACAAAGGGTATTGCGATTCTGGTGGATGAACGCACTCCACTGTACGTCAGTATTAACCGCAATAACAATAATCAGATTTGTCTACGCGGCAAGAACGATAATTTTGCATACGTAAACAAACTTGCAAACTATTCTTCTTTGGATTACAAGGTATGCACAGGCCCAGATATGAAGACCGTCCATAATGGTCTGACGCAAAAGAGTTTGTGGGACGGATTGACGGAAAACGACAATGCCATCATAAAATCTCTTCTCAAAGAGCCAGTTTGGCAAATTCCAGCATTTTCCCAAGATGAACTGACAGAAACAGTTATCTACAATTACACGGAGAACGTTATTGCATCAGGATATCTACACGTAGGCCACGTCCTGATCAACGAGTTCTGGCAGAAAAATATTGGTGATTTCAAGTTCGATCCTGACCGGTTCCCCACTCTTGAAGATACCTTTAACATTCTTCATCGCCGAGGATTCCGAATCTCACTCTCAATCCAACCTTTCATTAGTACAGAAAGTGAAAACTTCTTGGAAGCAGTTGACAAGAAACTTCTTATTTACGAACGTGAATCTGAACGAAGTATTCCTGCTCTGACGCGCTACAAAAGCTTGGCCAGTGCCGGTGTCCTCGATATAACGAATAACGAAACCTTACCTTGGTTGAGAAATCAATTACAGAAAATCAAAGAATCAGTCGGAATTGATTCGTTCTACCTGGATTTTGGTAATGCGTACAGCATGCCAAGATATTATCAGTGCTCAACTACTTTAGACAATCCGGATCAGTACAAATCTATCTTCATGAAACGCGTCGAGGGTaacatcaatatttttggagtTTCAAGTGCCATTACAGTTCCTCGTCCTCCAGCATTCCTCAGTCTTCCACCGGTCAACAGTTCTTGGATAGGCCTTCGAAGCATAATCCCTACCGTTCTCTCATATGGAGTTATCGGCTTTCCATTCATCATGCCTGGTCCGGTTGGAGGAGATTTTGTACTGACCTCGAACTACACAAAAATGCATTCCTTCTATCCGATGAGAGCTCCTCCACTGCCCGAAGTAGAACTGTACATTCGATGGATCCAGATGGCTACCTTCCTACCAGTTCTTCGCTTCACACATCTTCCTTCTGAGTACAAGAACGATTCGCTGACGGACATAGCCAAGGAGCTGTCGATCATTCGTCAGAAAACGGTAATGCCCTTGCTGGAGCAGTACTCTAGCGTGGCGATGGATGAAGGGCTACCCATCATCCGCCCACTCTGGATGATGGATGCGACCGACGTAAATTGTTTGTATATTGACGATGAGTTTTCGATCGGAGATGGATTGATTGTGGCACCGATAATCTATCGCAGTGATACCAGCAGAGAAG TGTATCTACCGCAAGGCGTTTGGAAGGATGGAATCGATGGATCTTTGCGTAAAGGCAGCCGGTGGATTCACAACTACCATGTGCCATTGAACAAGGtggcatattttgttaaaatgcCCGATAATACGCGCTTTTAG